The sequence below is a genomic window from Pagrus major chromosome 20, Pma_NU_1.0.
CAGTCAAGTGTTCTGTCAGTGGTTGATGAAATGCGATCTCGGCTTAAGGTTGTGAAAGTCAAAAAAGGCTTCCTTCTACTGAAGTATTGCACCATCTTCGTTTGTTCCTAAAATAATGTTGCTATACACATTTCAATTGTTTTAGTTTCTAATTGACATTTCAGTGTAATAGGTGGAGTTCATTTGACAAAAAACACCGACTTTTTTAGTTTCAATCTGAATAATACCAAGCAAAGAAGCTCATAGAATCTCTGTATGAAGCCGCAGCTAgaactgaaaaaatgaaaattccaAAAGCCGGTATGCTGAACACTCATTATGTAAGTTAGGTTGAAAGCAGGATCAAAAAGTTATGAAGTTTGGCACCATAAAACAATAACTCCATTGCTCTCAAAACCAGCCTGCCTCCTGTTGTTTTAATACTCAATTGTTCAAAGCTAAAACCTCGCATTAGACTGCACTGGCTCAAGTCAGGACCTGCTGATGGCTAAGAAGCTCAACATGTAATTAAAGTTTAACTGGATCGGTTAATAACAGCAAGCTTATTTATGCTTTTCTGATTTCGCTGAAAGTGCTTACAAGAAGCAACTTGTCGGTGACAGGGTCTTAAAGGTCCATTTGCTTTTGAAAAGCAGCTGGTATTTGCATAATCCCCATCTAAGGCTGACAGACTTCATAATGAAACCATCTATTAAAACCCAAACGTAAATAGACTGACCTGGACTGGAAAGGGCTACTGGCTCATCCTCATTTGAGCTGAGCAGACGCATGAGTTTAGAGGGTTGAGTGTCATCCAAGGGAAAGAGGCTGTTGTAGTCCTGCAACACAGTTAGCATTGTATTAAAAACCATTAATATAATAGTTATTGCTCTCCTATTTATCTTTAATGTCTACAATTATAAGGAATAAGATTAAGGAAACAGGTCAGTGTCTCATGTTAAAAATAGTATTTTAATGAGGAACACAATACACAGCCATACGACACACTCAGCCTTGTGTGACTGTTTTACCTCAATATCTTCCCGCTGCCTTTTGCGCTGACGAGCTGAAAACGGGCCTTTGTGATGAGAGGAGTATGAGCTGAGcgcacaccacacacacaatctgagAAGTTATTGGGAAAGTACAGTTAACGTCAGATCTCAAAATGCAAAAACCGAAAACATCAAAAGTATTAAGCTTCTCTTACTTGGCCAGAGCTTTTCCAGGTGGGTCTGCCAGGCTGTGCCAGTGGGCGGAGTCCGTAAGCAGGTCAGGCAGTATGGTACCCAGCAGGGTGAGGGTGATCTGCTGGGTGTCCAAGCAGAAGATGCTGTAGAGTAACTCCACCACTCGATTGGCCCACTCCTGTCGAGTCTCCTTCAGCAGTTCCTAAAATAAGACATTAGTCTGAGTACTGAGACACACTGAGTAATCTGGCTGTTAGACATACTCTTAGTTCTATTTGATATCATTAGTAAATAAATATGCactaaaactttatttatgtaaacCAGAgaaactaaagattattttctccattaaaccattaattgttttgtctataaaatgtcagaaaatggcgAAAAATcgtccttaaatgtcttgttttgatcacaacacaaatatattcagtttactgtcctAGAGGAGAGTCaagaaaccacaaaatattcacatttaagacttttaaaatcAGAACATTACTCAAACCGATGACCTCAGCACCAATTTTCAAAAAAGCTGGCGACTAATGTAATAGCTGACaagtaatcaattaattgttgcagctctcatTTAACCATGGAAGTTTCAAAATATGTTGGGCCAAAAAGACACACTCAATCCTTTTTTGGGGAAAACTCTGTAAACATGAGCAAATGTGTTTACAACAAACTACTCAACAGGATATCTTTAAATAGACCAGTGAAGAGTGTGCCCGTTTATGGTGTTATGCCCACATACACAATAATAGATAAAGCCAAACTGAGCCTCTTTTACTGAGCAGCAACTGCTCTTAATACaggaaaaataaattcaaaatcatCCTGGATAAAACACCCAGGTGTATTTGCACAGATGGTAAAGCCCATATTGACCACTGTAGTATGGGTGTAAACCAGAGGAATCTAAAAAATAATCGATGTGTTGACAAGGGTTAACCCATAGTTGGTCAGAAATGGATTTCTCCGTAAATGCAGTGGAGTTACAACAATTAGTCATTTAATTGCTTTGCCGATATACAGGGAATGTTTTAATAtagcactatgtagtttttgaggagaattcaaactcaaatatcttcctcaaaactacacagtgcaccttaaAATAATTATTCAAACAAAAATCAGCAAACATTTGACGGTTCCAGGTTGTAAAACGTGAGAAGTTTCTGACAGTTGGTTGGAAAAGggagacatttgaagacattacCTGAGGCtgtattaaattaattttcattcattttttgcgattaataaagaaaataattgtttagacatcaataatgaaaattacTGTTAGTTTCAACCTTTAAATAGAGGCAATGTTGCTGATGTTGATTCTTAAGTTATCAGCAAGTTTTCTTGGTCCACCTACCTTTACTAAATTGTTAGTGAACCAGAAGACCCCTCCCATGTTGAGAAGACTCTCAAACAGATGCAGTGCCCGGCTGTCCACCCAGCCTTTGCGCAGCACCGTCTGAAACTGCTTGCTGAGGGCCACGTGGATGGGGTCTTTGGCCGGCAGCAGGTTGCGGTAGGGGATCGGCTCCTGGCCCTCCACTGGGGGTCGCAGGGTCGCAGCCGTTTGTTGGAAAACGTCGGCACACATATGCTCCATGATGGAACTCATTATGATCACGCTGGTGGGAGTGTAGGGGGAAAAAGGACGTAAGTGTTATTACACGTAATGAATGAAGATTCATCCGCATGAGTTCATGGGCGCTTGTTAATATAaattagtgtgtgtttgtaccgtTCATTGTAAAACTGCAGAGTGTTCTCCCCATACAGCGGTGTTACAAGCTGTCGGATCATAGTCTGGGGCTTCTCCCTCTCGTCCCTCCCCAGCATCCTGACATGGGCCACCAGCCACGCCACAGCACAGATTGCCATACTGCAAACCTTCCCCTTAATGTTGTCAGTGATCTTCTACACTCAAAGGGATGACAGCagcaagaaaaagaggaaggaagaatgTGGTTAGAAGAGTAAAGAGGATTCTTGCTAAAACTGCTTTTGTTTCACATTACGCTATTTGAAAACTTGAatggaaaaggggaaaaaatgacacatCAGCTTCATCTATTAAACTTTGGGACGTCACTGCTGTTGCAAGTTCTTAGCACGTTGTTATTCGTCAACTTCCACAGAGCATGACGTATGCTCACTTGAGTAATGAGTCAAACTACAAAAGTAGCAAAGAGAAAATTCTTAGACATGCAATGGTCAGGGAGTATCATATGAGCAACTGACACTCTGGAAATTTCACTACTGTGTTTTCCagtcacagaaagaaaaagtaaaaaaatagaACATAAAAGATAAACAGACCTGTACTGCCTCCACAGAAAGTACGCCGTTCTCCCACGCATTCAGAACTTCCAGAATGGCTGCTGGAGTGCTGAGGCATATTTCATGCCATTTCACCTGACTGTCACAACAGATGAACATCAGAGGAAGTTCCATATTTAGAGCAATGTCGGGAcatatttaagacattttcattacataaaagcaatgaaaaaaaaaagaaaaattacagTAAACTGCCGGGCATCACTGCAGTAGATGATCGGTCTAGAATCTGATCTGATTTAAAGTCCTAGTTTCAAAATAGAAATGACACTCATCTGAAGCAGTGCTAAAGATGCCTACAAAATGttcaatatattaaaaaacatttattaaatgtttatattccataaatataaatacagaacATGGGGGCTTAAAGTACATCTTAATTAAAGATTAGTCTACAACTTACACTAGTTTCATCTCTGAGGAGTTGTTCAGCAGGGTGACCAGGCTCTCCACTTTGCCAGGCTCTGGTCTGAAGCAGGGGTGGTCGGGGTTCAGAGTCTTGCCCTCCTCAGGCATACAGGTCTGCAGCCATGTTTCAAAGAAGGGGGTCTCCCCTGAAGGGCTGGGGTCTGACAGGATCACCTGGAAAGACGAGACACGGGGCAGCCATGAATTGTATGAATCAATTCAGGTTCATTCAATCTACAATCAGATCTGTTATGCCACTAATTCACAGCCCTCTCTGGACATCTTGTGGCCTGATGCTGAAAGAACAGGCTGAAGTCCACACAAAATACTCTACCCTAGAACATCAGTAGTTTTTTTCTGACAAGCTTGAATTGTCTTGAACTAACCTCAGATCCATACGTCTGCACCACATGGCAGAGCATGAGGAAGGAGATGTCGAAGAGCAGGGCCCGCACTGACGCAGACTTggctgagggagaggagggaaaaaaatcccaaatgttAGTATCTCATTcactaaataaaatgtcaaagaggGAAGAAATTCCCACATTGGAACATGTCACTCTTGTATTTGAACTCACATCCTTCACCGCTGATGTGCTTGGGAAACTCATTAAGTCtagaacaaatacaaaaaaaacacattacaagATGTGAAACATTTGGTTAAAAATCTTCTTTCTAGGCTGACTGGAGTTTCCAACTGGCTAAACACAGGAACATTTACAACCTGCCACCCTTTAAAATATACTTAATTACTATTAGTGTGACTGAGGGCATCATTTGTCTTAACTTACAACTCTATTTTGCATTTACTCACTTAATAAACTTCCGTGCAAAAGATTTGAGTTTCCcagtagctgctgctgctgccaagaGCAGATCCAGGCTCTTTCCAGACAACATGTGTCCTAGGACCCCCAAAAGACCCTCAGGGGACTTGGAGTGGTCTGCATCAACTGTCTAATGAACGACAAAAGAGGAAATATGTTCATTTGTTcttctttcaaaatgtatgtTATATTGTCATGATATCTGAGAACCACTTCTgatattttccttttaatttttCTTAGCATGTCTGCGCATTTCTGTAGCCATTATGAAAACTACTTTTCATGTCACTACTACTGACCAAGGGCCTTATTATAGAAACCTCCCAAGTGGGtaatcttatcttatctcatcAACTGTATTCAAGAAATAAGCTTATCTTATCTGGGATAGAAGTTTGGCTATTACATAACTGTCCAAACTGTTTCCTAAGTTTGGAATCCTCAGCTGGGATGACATATACCCTGTCCTAAATTCAAAATAACTGCCGAATTGGCAGCACCACAGTTGTTAGGTCTGTATGGCGATGAGGAGGAAGACGCGGAACAACATGAGCACTGAAATATTATGCCTGAAAAGCTACTCAAACTCTAATTGTTGGAGAAACTCACTGATGTTTGCCTGTTTAGTAAgcaaacactgatgttagcctgctggAGAAACTAACAtagatgttagcctgttagctttaaATTTACTTGACCATCTATCAATGATTGTAAACTCTCTCCTCCACATACACAATTAATACCTCAGACACATCAAAGCTAAAATAGCTAGCTAGGGACAAATGAAGCGAGACAGCCGTTCTCAAGGATACAGGCAATCCTGTGTATATTCTAAACACAGATACAGGCATGACAGGACGAGTGCCGATTGAAGAATCAAGTTTACAGTTAAGTAAGGATTTCTTAAGTTAAGAAAGATACGAGGTCTGAGATAGGATAGGACACAGCCATGAGTTTAGGAATCGCTTATGAAATATGACAGaatttttcctttctttgaCACCTGGCCCCAGACCATTAATCACCAGCACTACATCAACACTGTAATACACCGAGAATGCTCTGTACAGTTTAGGTCATGTTATGGTGCTCTACCTTGAGAATATTGGTGACAGTTGGCTCCGCTCTGAGGATGAGACCTGGGTTAGGCTGGATGTTAGCATTTTCTGCGGTCTTTAACCTTGGGGCGAACTCCCTGTCCTCGGTCCTGAATCAAATTTGCAAgggaaggggaggggagagaaggagaggagaggagagacagaggcgAAGTGGGGCAAATGGGAGGGAGGATGGGATGTactgtgtgaatatggtgaACAAATTTTCATCCACAATCATATTTAACAACAAAGTTcagaaaacaaatttaaaaaaaaaaaagacagaaaacaggtgTCATGGTGTTGAAATGGGAGCCCGTACCGTTTTGAAGTGAGGCAGGTTGTATTTGAATCTGACAGCAGACCAAGCTTATTACACTCCTGTAGGAGCATGCCGAGGCAATCGCAACTATGTAAAAGGAAGCACACGAAAAATGATAAACGTCATGGTGCTGGCGTACCAGGCATTTCTAGAAAATAAGAGATTACAGGCTGCGAAGATGGTTGTGGCAAGTTTTCGGAGCACGTACTTGCATCGCTGATCTGCTTTGTCCAGCAGTGGTGTGAGCTTGAGTAAGTACTGAAATGCGATATTCACATCTTCCATGAAGTCCTGAAAAATACAGTTGTCATGTTTAAAAAGAGATAGTGAAGGTTCATTacatcacattttaaacataacTGCTTCAATGACCAATAGTCATGATTGGATAAGTTTGTAAGTAAGACATCAGTGAGTCAATTGTTTTACCTGTCCTTTGTCACTATAAGGATACTTCTTTAGTCGGAGCAGAACCTGTGGGATCTAGCAGAAAGAAACCAAACCATTTAAATCAAGTTGCATGTGCATAGATGTGACAATCCTTATGCAAAAGagataaatataaaagtataggtatataaaagtaaataagaTAGCATAATATAGCATGGGATATGATGTAAGAAAACAAGATAACATATACACAAGATATAGTTATGTATAATATAATACTGTACAGTATGGGAGCGTATACATTGtagtataaaataatatataatcatATTACTATAgtataacataaaaaaatatacaaatgagGGGTGAAAGTGATTGGGTTAGTCTGTGGTAACAAAGAGAGTTCACTTATGACAATCAAGTGGAAATAATAATGGCTTAAAACTTAAAAGAAGAAATTAACAAAGTAATGAAATTCAGCTTCACTCAACATTATGACATTAAGTGTGGgtcaaaaggaaaataaacactcgggccaagaaaaagagaaagacagacagagaaaaggggGAGCAGTCATCTTTGAAGTTGAACTTGCCTTGAGGAAAGTGAAGGCAGTCCATTTGAGCTCCTCTGTGCCCTCTGGTGACTCAATAAGGCCAGTGAAGCAGGCCTTCCAGATCTCCAGGACAAAAAGAGGAGCAGGGATTCGCTGTGGAAGACAAACTATTACAGAAGACTGTGGACTGTGAACACTGTTTCTGTGTTCCACAGGCAACGGCGTTTAACGCAGACTTAATATATTTCACTTTTGATTAAGTTTCTCAGTCATacaggtcatggtaattctaagtgttgcattgtaggcaactggacttgtttgaGTTTCTTGAAACAAGAAATTTTATTGCAATGAAATATTCACCTGCATTCTCTTGATCATCATCAGCTGCTCCACCAGAGGCTGTGTCTCCCCTGTCAGATTCATGGTCCCTTCCAGCATGATGAAGGCATGGACTGATGGGAAGGAGGCATGACTCTGAGGGTCACACTGCACGGACAGCATCTGGGTAATACTGAGGAAATCGCAAAGAGCTAGCATGAGCAAGACTGATTGCGATGGTCTTTGAATTATTATATCACCACGTCTAAACTGAGCAGTGTCATGCGCAAGTTAAATAGCTATGTGCATTCAATACTTAAGAATGAGGAATATTCACCCTTTTACTAGTGACAAGCTTTCTTCTAATTTAGTTCTCATTGTCTGGTTAGGTACGTTTCCGAGGCCTTCCGTCACTTTCACCATTGACTGCTCTACGTTGCTCCAGGAACCTGTGAAGGAATTCAACAACACTTAAGATTTATGGCTCCTAACATTCACGCACGATAACATTTGACTGATAGTAACTTTTTAAGCTTTTTATGTAGCTTTGTCAGGGGTTAACCATCACCTTAAAtggtaacaaaaaaataacGTCTATGCCCTTATTCATTATGCACCATCTTGCATAAACACACAATCGTAACACCTTGTTCCTCCAGCCGAGCGATGTGTACCAGGGCTCTGTTCTTGGTGCTGCTCATCAGAGTGTGAAGCCTCTCCTGGCAGGCTCTCAGGCTGGCCTCTGTGCTGGCTGATGGACCCAGCTCTCTCAGCTTCTCGCAGTACCAGGCACAGCCCTGCAGCAGCCACACCACCACTCCCAGCAGAGCCCGACAAAGCCCAATGCATTCCTCTGCTTTCCCGTGACAGCTTAAAAGTCAGAGATGCGAGCCAGGGTAGTACAAAGGAAGTACAAAACATAAGATTTACATAAAAAGATGACGTGCCCATGTGAATGAAGTTAGAGTAATAGGAATAATTATGATAAAGGATCATTTCTGGGCTTCTAGATTTCCCATTTAACACGTTGTTAATGGTTAGTTAAAATGGTTGAACACAGATGCTAGACCCCATTCAAGGCAGATGATATTCTGCATGTTATGGTTATATATTAATTTACCATtccaaaaatgtatatatacctAGTGTTAGCCTTAATTACATAGAGTTACAAATATGCTCTCTGCATCTACAATGACTTTATAAGAAACCCTTAATCATACAGAacagaaaaatcaaacattaacaCTGATGTAAGTATTATGGGTATGGGTATTAGTAAGGGTGTAAAATATGTAATACTAATGGAGAATGACAACACTGTCATCAATAACTTTCATACCTGAGACGATGGCAAAACATGTCCATTATCTCCAACAGTGATTTGACACACAGCTCCCGGGAAAAATCATCAAACTGTAAGAAAAGAGACATATTCATGAGAGCCTTATATGTGATAGTAAAATGCATACTGCCATAACTTTCATCAACCATTAATCACCTTGCTGATGGCTGTAAGCACACTGGAATAAGACACCATCtatgaagagaggaggaaacattcAGAACTTGCAGCTCAACATCAGCACCATTACACACAATGCTCAGCTATGCCATTATTTGATAACACTGCTTTTTCTCTCACCTGGGAACTTATGGCATATTTGAGGTAAGACAAAATAAGGGGGTTAGGAGAGGGACCAATCATCGCCTGCTCCATCAGGGCCTCTGGAATACACAAACAGCATTTAAAGCCACATTATAAATATCAATGAGATAACTGGTGTCAAGTCAGATCATTTGCATAATGGCTGGGGAACTTCACTGTCTTTCCTCTGACCTGCAAGGTTAAGGTAGTCCCATGTTGCTCCCTTTGGAAAGTTTTTCTTGATGTTAATGGCCCACTGGTAGTCACTCCATCGTTCCTTCCATGCCTGCAGAATGGCTTGCTTCAGGTTGACCACCTTCATCCTGGTAAAAATGACCATAAACTTGTAAAAACAATATCAATTTACCAAGCCACAGGCTTGAAAAGCTATTCTGTCGTAGAATACCACTTTGTTTAGCTTTCCTAAGCTACGTTATTCATGATTTGGCTAGCTGACGTTAGCCGTTAGATGCCGATGCCATTCATCTATGAATTAAGATAAAGCTGTCCTGCTagttgcaaaaacacaaaaacgcCACAGTAAATAAGACAAACCCCGCTACACAGCGTCACCACTCATTTAGGTACTTACCTGACTTTTTCAGGTTTTCAGAACATAAAAGATATTGTGTTCGTAGCTCCTCTGCTTCACAATACAAAGAACGCCATTTTTGCTGTAAAAGACGAAAGAGTTCATTGGTTGATATTTCGACGTCTGAATATTCTTTCCGCTGATTGGTTTAGAGAGGCGCAGAACGCTCAACGGCAGCGTAATGACTTGACACTATCACAAGATGGCGCACTTAACAAGGCGACCGAGTCAAAGCTCACCACTGCATGAAAAGTCAAAGAGAAAGGTGAGCTTAAACTTATCCttaaaaataaacaccaaaCTATCCAACTGgagaaatatttacaaattaaaCTCAAGAATGGCGTCGCGCCCTCGTCTATTCAATACAGTTCGGTTTTTGTTGGCTGTAAAAATctaaatgactgtttttgttttgtatttaggCTATACTACAGTTTAAGCTAGCGTTGGCTAGATGTGCACCATTCACTTACCTCCTGTAAACATACTGAATaaaagtttataaaacatttttgaaattgaaaaatgtaGGTACACTTTAAGGACGTTGAAAAGAAATGAAGGGAAAGTACTGTTAATCAGAGATAATAACCAGGTTTATAGGTGATGGTGGACTGTAACCTGTAGTGAAAGGGAAGAGTGACCATGTACACCTTTCCCAATAGCCTTTCCTACAGTGTTGAAACTGTTCTCGTATAACCCCACAGATGAAACAATTTTTCCTTAGGGACATGTTTTTCAGGCTAAACTATTATACTGTGATTCACTATAATTAAGAGGAGACAATAATACTTTTGTTACCTTGATTGACTTTTTGATTTGACATGCTCACATTGTAGCATGACATTACATTGAAACCTAGTGGTCATGGTTGTCAAAGCAGCTTCATTAGTCATTTAATACCTGTTAGTGAGATGTCTTTTCAATCGTGGCATATCAACTTTTTGCAAATCAGTTGTATTTGTGACATCTAGAGTCCCCGATTACCACCAAAGCCCCAGtactcctcctcttcaccttgACCAGTGCTGGAAAGGGTCCAACAGGCAGCATCATGATCACATACAGATCCACACTAGAGGGTATTATGGAAATTACCAAGGTTGTCTTTATGAGGATTATGAGGAAATAAATCTTCTGGGAGAAAAGCAAATATTGCATGTTCACAAACACTAAACTAAATGTCACAACTTTATAAACAGACATCACACACATGAAGGCCACATCAAGGGAAAACAGTCCTCCCcttgcaaaaatgtgataatgcATGATTTATCTCATCATCAATACAATGGTTGGCCTTCTGTAGCTTAAACCTCAGGTAATATCTGGTCTGATAAGGCCTCCTTATCAGTGGTCAAAGCCAGCACATACTGTCTGTACTGTGAAGAAAAGTTAGAAATCCACAAATCTCAAAAACAGTAATtcgaaaaaatatataaacagtgTTGATTTTAGGCTAATGATGATGTGTTATTTCAAGTTTTAATTaactttgtttcatttttaattttggctTTCCATGGCATAATACAGTGGAATGCTTTGTTTTCTTACGTAACCACCCCATTCAGTTGTGTGATTCACTCCATCACTGtaatttcatcttttttttgtgtatcAGTTCAGATCTTTTCAACAGGGTTTTTGTCTATTATGTCACACCTCAgaggtgaaaagaaaagaacatttgTCTTCAAAACATCGAAGATCCCAGCCATACCAGACAGTCAGttaaaaacagaatgtaatGCACAAGAGTAAGTCCAATGCAAAGTTCGGGGTTGGTATCTTTATTGAGAGgttaaaatacagtatttctgtaaaaaaaacaaaggaaattaGCTATTTATAACAGAACCACTACAAATCACATTTAGTTTCAAACAGTACAGAAAGtgattttatataaaaaaaaatctactcaGGTATGGTCTGCAGAGTTTTACTAAATATCTCCTTTCCACTTTTGCACTCAGGTCGTCATCATGTTAAAAGGGATACTGTTCTCCATATCAAAACCACCCAACTACCTCTGCAAGTGAAGGTCCTGTATTGAGTCTGCGGTAACAAAGACCCTCATTCTGCCTGACACTGGAGACGTTGTCCTGGCTAGAGCGATGTCTGTGTCCTGGGACAGAGCGATGCCAGCCAACAAGAGATGATCCATGCGTCCTGGCATAGTCTGGGTAGGTGCTGGATGGAGGGGTGATGAGGGTGtgaggtgtatgtgtgtgtatgtgtgtgtgtgtgtgtgtgtgtgtgtgtgtgtgtgtgtgtgtgtgagtggagggGTATTTGGGGAGAACTATCCTATCCTGTTGCCTTCCACTGAGAGCTGCATTAGTGAAGGGTGCTGACAGATTTGAGTCTACCCCTGGGGAGACCAGAGAGACTGTAGTCgcagctctgtgtctgttctCATGACTTCACTGCTGGGATGGACCCAGTTTTGCTGACTCTTATTATTCTTTGTAGTTACTGTTATttgcttaaagggacagtttacccccaaatcaaaaaaaaaaaagttcttacctgtagtgctattttaTCCActtagattgttttggtgtgagttgccaaaTTCTGGAGACAGAGCTACATCCGTCAACCGT
It includes:
- the med24 gene encoding mediator of RNA polymerase II transcription subunit 24 isoform X1 — its product is MKVVNLKQAILQAWKERWSDYQWAINIKKNFPKGATWDYLNLAEALMEQAMIGPSPNPLILSYLKYAISSQMVSYSSVLTAISKFDDFSRELCVKSLLEIMDMFCHRLSCHGKAEECIGLCRALLGVVVWLLQGCAWYCEKLRELGPSASTEASLRACQERLHTLMSSTKNRALVHIARLEEQGSWSNVEQSMVKVTEGLGNVPNQTMRTKLEESLSLVKGITQMLSVQCDPQSHASFPSVHAFIMLEGTMNLTGETQPLVEQLMMIKRMQRIPAPLFVLEIWKACFTGLIESPEGTEELKWTAFTFLKIPQVLLRLKKYPYSDKGQDFMEDVNIAFQYLLKLTPLLDKADQRCNCDCLGMLLQECNKLGLLSDSNTTCLTSKRTEDREFAPRLKTAENANIQPNPGLILRAEPTVTNILKTVDADHSKSPEGLLGVLGHMLSGKSLDLLLAAAAATGKLKSFARKFIKLNEFPKHISGEGSKSASVRALLFDISFLMLCHVVQTYGSEVILSDPSPSGETPFFETWLQTCMPEEGKTLNPDHPCFRPEPGKVESLVTLLNNSSEMKLVQVKWHEICLSTPAAILEVLNAWENGVLSVEAVQKITDNIKGKVCSMAICAVAWLVAHVRMLGRDEREKPQTMIRQLVTPLYGENTLQFYNERVIIMSSIMEHMCADVFQQTAATLRPPVEGQEPIPYRNLLPAKDPIHVALSKQFQTVLRKGWVDSRALHLFESLLNMGGVFWFTNNLVKELLKETRQEWANRVVELLYSIFCLDTQQITLTLLGTILPDLLTDSAHWHSLADPPGKALAKLCVWCALSSYSSHHKGPFSARQRKRQREDIEDYNSLFPLDDTQPSKLMRLLSSNEDEPVALSSPGDRSMSSSLSASQLHTVNMRDPLNRVLANLFLLISSIVGSKMAGPHTQFVQSFMEECVECLEQGSRGNILQFMPFTMVSELVKLPALAKPRVVLAITDLTLPLGRRVAAKAISAL
- the med24 gene encoding mediator of RNA polymerase II transcription subunit 24 isoform X2, with protein sequence MKVVNLKQAILQAWKERWSDYQWAINIKKNFPKGATWDYLNLAEALMEQAMIGPSPNPLILSYLKYAISSQMVSYSSVLTAISKFDDFSRELCVKSLLEIMDMFCHRLSCHGKAEECIGLCRALLGVVVWLLQGCAWYCEKLRELGPSASTEASLRACQERLHTLMSSTKNRALVHIARLEEQGSWSNVEQSMVKVTEGLGNVPNQTMRTKLEESLSLVKGITQMLSVQCDPQSHASFPSVHAFIMLEGTMNLTGETQPLVEQLMMIKRMQRIPAPLFVLEIWKACFTGLIESPEGTEELKWTAFTFLKIPQVLLRLKKYPYSDKGQDFMEDVNIAFQYLLKLTPLLDKADQRCNCDCLGMLLQECNKLGLLSDSNTTCLTSKREFAPRLKTAENANIQPNPGLILRAEPTVTNILKTVDADHSKSPEGLLGVLGHMLSGKSLDLLLAAAAATGKLKSFARKFIKLNEFPKHISGEGSKSASVRALLFDISFLMLCHVVQTYGSEVILSDPSPSGETPFFETWLQTCMPEEGKTLNPDHPCFRPEPGKVESLVTLLNNSSEMKLVQVKWHEICLSTPAAILEVLNAWENGVLSVEAVQKITDNIKGKVCSMAICAVAWLVAHVRMLGRDEREKPQTMIRQLVTPLYGENTLQFYNERVIIMSSIMEHMCADVFQQTAATLRPPVEGQEPIPYRNLLPAKDPIHVALSKQFQTVLRKGWVDSRALHLFESLLNMGGVFWFTNNLVKELLKETRQEWANRVVELLYSIFCLDTQQITLTLLGTILPDLLTDSAHWHSLADPPGKALAKLCVWCALSSYSSHHKGPFSARQRKRQREDIEDYNSLFPLDDTQPSKLMRLLSSNEDEPVALSSPGDRSMSSSLSASQLHTVNMRDPLNRVLANLFLLISSIVGSKMAGPHTQFVQSFMEECVECLEQGSRGNILQFMPFTMVSELVKLPALAKPRVVLAITDLTLPLGRRVAAKAISAL